A part of Propionispora hippei DSM 15287 genomic DNA contains:
- a CDS encoding secondary thiamine-phosphate synthase enzyme YjbQ, with translation MEEFQLYTPDEGFIEITSQVVAAVVRSKVEEGLCQVFVPHTTAGVTINENADPDVVTDMLKALDHMVPSLAYRHDEGNSRAHMKSSLLGCSLIIAITKGKLVLGRWQGIYFCEFDGPRNRRYCVHVIRQAEPI, from the coding sequence ATGGAAGAGTTTCAATTATATACGCCGGACGAAGGATTTATTGAAATTACTTCGCAGGTGGTGGCGGCAGTAGTGCGCAGTAAGGTAGAGGAAGGTCTATGCCAGGTATTTGTGCCACATACGACGGCAGGTGTAACCATTAATGAAAATGCTGATCCTGATGTAGTTACAGACATGCTGAAGGCTCTGGACCATATGGTACCCAGTCTGGCTTATCGGCATGATGAAGGCAACTCACGAGCCCATATGAAAAGTTCTTTGTTAGGCTGCTCGCTGATTATAGCCATTACTAAAGGAAAGCTAGTGTTAGGTAGATGGCAGGGAATTTACTTCTGTGAATTTGACGGCCCACGAAACAGACGCTATTGCGTTCATGTTATCAGGCAGGCTGAGCCTATATAA
- a CDS encoding MFS transporter → MAKLLILINLAYFFLGINGVIGGVNLLEIAGTFKVEPYVIGYLATFMSVGSTAAIFFTGFFARRLQVNQVLIAALVLLIFCYVGIALGGSLFTFGVAMLGCGIGTGVFLFIANYVIITFYNNESRTAHLNFINFSYSAGAVVTPIAAGMLLKRDVSWEQLYLLTAAYVFFLLLLALPIKRLVTDNGKCRTSSEPKEKWNVNVYIIGFVFVCYALAEVIFSNWIVVYLREFLAVDIVQAGGILSLFWAFMTLGRLSAGLITRYIRVDYYIIGSATLAFFSYLTVLLLRNTYLIMIGASFMGLFFSGLYASLVSYGTMQSKQASSKLVNFYISISSVGSILCFLLSSAVNQYFGVYCNLLLSAGAMGMVALLVGITMFINKSQKPNLQTG, encoded by the coding sequence ATGGCGAAATTATTAATTCTTATTAACTTAGCTTATTTTTTTCTTGGCATTAATGGTGTTATTGGTGGGGTTAATCTTTTGGAAATTGCCGGGACTTTTAAAGTGGAACCCTATGTGATTGGTTATTTAGCTACTTTTATGTCTGTAGGCAGTACGGCGGCTATATTTTTTACAGGCTTTTTTGCCAGACGGCTGCAGGTTAATCAAGTCTTGATTGCAGCGCTTGTGCTCTTGATTTTTTGCTACGTGGGTATTGCCTTGGGAGGTAGTTTATTTACTTTTGGTGTGGCCATGCTCGGTTGTGGTATTGGGACTGGCGTATTTTTGTTTATTGCCAATTATGTCATCATAACATTTTATAATAATGAAAGCAGGACAGCACACCTAAATTTCATAAATTTTTCTTATAGTGCCGGAGCGGTCGTTACGCCTATTGCTGCTGGAATGTTGCTCAAACGTGATGTTTCCTGGGAGCAGCTATATTTGCTGACTGCCGCATATGTTTTTTTCCTGTTGCTGCTGGCTTTGCCGATTAAAAGGCTTGTGACCGACAATGGCAAATGCAGAACAAGCAGCGAGCCAAAAGAGAAGTGGAATGTTAATGTGTATATTATCGGTTTTGTTTTCGTTTGCTACGCATTGGCAGAAGTGATTTTCTCTAACTGGATTGTTGTGTATTTGCGGGAATTTCTTGCGGTGGATATTGTACAGGCCGGCGGCATTTTGTCTTTGTTTTGGGCCTTTATGACATTGGGAAGACTGAGTGCCGGATTGATTACTAGATATATTAGAGTTGACTATTATATTATAGGTTCGGCGACATTGGCCTTTTTTTCCTATCTAACGGTTTTATTGCTGAGGAACACATACTTGATTATGATTGGTGCAAGTTTTATGGGATTGTTTTTTTCCGGACTATATGCTTCTCTGGTCTCGTATGGTACGATGCAATCTAAACAGGCGTCTTCTAAGTTGGTGAATTTTTATATTTCCATAAGCTCTGTCGGGAGTATCTTGTGTTTTCTTCTGTCTAGCGCAGTGAATCAATACTTTGGGGTGTACTGTAATCTTCTGTTAAGCGCAGGAGCCATGGGTATGGTCGCATTGCTTGTTGGCATCACGATGTTCATTAACAAGTCCCAAAAGCCGAATCTACAAACCGGATAA
- a CDS encoding M20/M25/M40 family metallo-hydrolase, which translates to MIKCERMLSEFFELVKISCPSRDERKVADLLFSRLEKLGLKVEEDQAGKVIAGNTGNLIGRLAGNVPGAPTVLFTAHMDCVEPCSGIEPVIDKGIIRSAGNTILGSDDKAGVVAIMEALRVITEKGLPHGDIQIVFTVSEEAGLDGSKHVEQSKLKADFGYALDSSGSPGEIITKAPGQNQINVVVRGKTAHAGVAPEEGINAIVVAGKALARIKQGRIDEETTANIGVIKGGQATNIVPDKVELACEARSRNMDKLAAQTEHMKVVFEETAKENGCWAEVAVETAYGSFVLEDSSPVVALAVKAAESIGLEPVLKATGGGSDANFFNSYGIPTAVLGVGMSKVHTTEEYIKEVDLYKAGEYVLAIIKAAAEQNKTR; encoded by the coding sequence TTGATAAAATGTGAACGTATGTTATCGGAATTTTTTGAGCTGGTAAAGATATCCTGTCCATCCCGTGATGAACGTAAGGTGGCTGACTTATTGTTTTCCCGACTGGAGAAACTTGGCTTAAAAGTTGAGGAGGATCAGGCGGGGAAGGTGATTGCAGGCAATACCGGCAATTTGATAGGTCGTTTGGCGGGGAATGTGCCTGGAGCGCCAACTGTGCTGTTTACGGCCCATATGGATTGTGTTGAACCCTGCAGTGGCATTGAGCCGGTAATTGATAAGGGGATTATTCGTTCGGCCGGCAATACCATTTTGGGTTCCGATGATAAGGCCGGAGTTGTTGCCATCATGGAGGCTTTGCGTGTTATAACAGAAAAAGGACTTCCTCATGGCGATATTCAGATTGTCTTTACTGTATCGGAAGAGGCCGGGCTGGACGGTTCTAAGCACGTGGAGCAGTCAAAGCTTAAGGCTGATTTCGGCTACGCGCTTGATTCGAGTGGATCGCCGGGCGAGATTATTACTAAGGCGCCGGGTCAAAACCAGATTAATGTTGTGGTTCGCGGCAAAACGGCTCATGCCGGTGTTGCGCCGGAAGAGGGAATAAACGCTATCGTAGTGGCAGGCAAAGCATTGGCCAGGATTAAACAAGGCCGTATTGATGAAGAGACAACTGCCAATATTGGTGTAATTAAAGGCGGGCAGGCTACTAATATCGTTCCGGATAAAGTAGAACTGGCCTGTGAGGCAAGAAGCCGGAATATGGATAAGCTGGCGGCACAGACTGAGCATATGAAAGTGGTATTTGAGGAAACGGCGAAGGAAAATGGCTGCTGGGCAGAGGTTGCCGTTGAAACCGCTTATGGCTCCTTTGTGCTGGAAGATAGCAGCCCGGTGGTTGCTTTAGCAGTAAAAGCGGCAGAAAGCATTGGCCTGGAACCTGTTCTTAAAGCAACTGGCGGGGGTAGTGATGCCAACTTTTTTAACAGTTATGGCATTCCGACAGCAGTACTTGGTGTGGGCATGTCCAAGGTACATACTACAGAAGAATATATAAAAGAGGTTGATCTATATAAAGCCGGCGAATATGTTCTGGCAATTATAAAAGCTGCCGCTGAACAGAATAAAACCCGCTAG
- a CDS encoding MATE family efflux transporter has product MEGSAALGQERVDKLLWRYSVPAMIGMVVNALYNIVDSIFVGNGVGEFALAAVAIAFPVMIILMGFGMLIGVGAGSLVSIRMGEGRKEDAEKILGNAFTLSVLCGIVLSAMILPFLDPVLQLLGAEPNILPYARAFIKVMLWGSLFMYVGFGLNSIVRAQGDPKIAMATMLISAGINVVLNPLFIFYFQLGIAGSALATVIAQMVAAVWIILHFLRKKSYLRLKIQCMALDFTVVFQIIKTGASPFLMQIAASVVNVLFNHSLLLYGGEIAVACIGVITRIGMLMLMPIFGISQGVQPIIGYNYGARNYTRVIEAVRRASYAASALSLAGFLVVQFFSESIVGVFNQNGEFIAIGAKGLRLFLLLLPVIGFQVIGANYFQAVGKAQYAIFFSMSRQVIILIPMLLLLPPLFGLNGAWAAAPVADLGSFLLTGYFLLKEIRTLRQSETL; this is encoded by the coding sequence ATGGAAGGTTCGGCTGCATTAGGCCAGGAACGAGTAGATAAATTATTGTGGCGGTATTCTGTCCCTGCCATGATCGGCATGGTTGTCAATGCTCTATATAATATTGTGGACAGTATTTTTGTAGGAAACGGGGTCGGCGAATTTGCCCTGGCAGCGGTAGCCATTGCTTTTCCGGTTATGATTATCTTAATGGGCTTTGGCATGCTGATCGGGGTAGGGGCCGGTTCTCTGGTATCTATCCGGATGGGAGAAGGGCGAAAAGAGGATGCCGAAAAAATTTTAGGTAATGCGTTTACTCTGTCGGTTTTGTGCGGTATTGTTCTCAGCGCCATGATACTGCCTTTTTTAGACCCTGTTTTACAGTTGCTTGGTGCTGAACCCAATATATTGCCTTATGCAAGAGCTTTTATCAAGGTCATGCTCTGGGGCAGCTTGTTTATGTACGTCGGATTCGGTTTGAATAGTATTGTACGGGCCCAGGGTGATCCGAAAATCGCCATGGCTACTATGCTTATTTCTGCCGGCATCAATGTTGTTTTAAATCCGTTATTTATTTTTTACTTTCAATTGGGAATCGCCGGCTCTGCGCTTGCCACAGTGATTGCGCAAATGGTAGCTGCCGTATGGATTATACTGCATTTCCTCAGGAAAAAGAGTTATTTGCGGCTAAAAATCCAGTGTATGGCCTTGGATTTTACCGTTGTTTTTCAGATTATAAAAACCGGCGCATCTCCCTTTTTGATGCAAATCGCCGCCAGTGTTGTCAATGTACTGTTTAATCATAGCCTCTTGTTGTATGGCGGAGAAATTGCCGTTGCTTGCATTGGGGTGATCACCCGGATAGGAATGCTGATGTTAATGCCGATTTTTGGAATCAGTCAGGGTGTACAGCCGATTATTGGCTATAATTATGGCGCGAGAAACTATACCCGGGTCATTGAAGCAGTCCGCAGAGCAAGTTATGCTGCTTCCGCGTTATCGCTGGCAGGATTCCTGGTAGTACAATTTTTTAGTGAAAGCATTGTCGGCGTGTTTAACCAGAATGGGGAGTTCATTGCCATTGGTGCCAAGGGGCTTCGCCTGTTTTTGCTGCTGCTTCCGGTTATCGGTTTTCAGGTGATCGGCGCCAATTACTTTCAGGCGGTGGGCAAGGCCCAATATGCTATTTTTTTTAGTATGTCCCGTCAGGTGATTATACTTATCCCGATGCTCTTGCTGTTACCGCCTTTATTCGGGTTGAATGGGGCTTGGGCCGCTGCACCGGTGGCTGATCTGGGTTCGTTTTTGCTAACCGGTTATTTTTTATTGAAAGAAATTCGCACGCTCAGGCAGTCGGAGACACTATAA
- a CDS encoding polya polymerase, producing MKITNITDVKRFFEVLDQCKGRVELVTNEGDRLNLKSKLSQYVALSNLFSEAKIDEMEIIASEPEDVSLLLQYLIRG from the coding sequence ATGAAAATAACGAACATAACCGATGTCAAGCGTTTCTTTGAGGTCCTGGATCAATGCAAAGGGCGGGTGGAACTGGTTACCAATGAAGGGGACCGCTTAAACCTGAAATCAAAATTGTCACAGTATGTTGCTTTATCAAACCTCTTTAGCGAAGCAAAAATCGACGAAATGGAAATCATTGCGTCCGAACCGGAAGATGTCAGCTTATTATTACAATATTTAATCAGAGGTTAA
- the nifJ gene encoding pyruvate:ferredoxin (flavodoxin) oxidoreductase translates to MARKMKTMDGNTAAAYVSYAFTEVAAIYPITPSSPMAEHVDEWVAQGKKNIFGQPVRVVEMQSEAGAAGAMHGSLQAGALTTTYTASQGLLLMIPNMYKIAGELLPGVFHVSARALAANSLNIFGDHQDVMAARQTGFALLAESSVQEVMDLSPIAHLAAIKGKIPFVSFFDGFRTSHEIQKIEVLEYDELEKMLDKDALEAFRRNALNPDHPVVRGTAQNPDIYFQEREVVNKYYEQIPALVEDYMEQINKLTGRNYHLFNYYGAPDAERLIVAMGSVCEAIEETVDYLNQKGEKVGLLNVHLYRPFSLEHFFKYIPQTVKKIAVLDRTKEPGSLAEPLYLDVKSAFYGKEWQPVIVGGRYGLGSKDVVPAHIVAVYDNLKLEQPKDGFTMSIVDDVTFTSLALPEYDLDTTPEGTKACKFWGLGSDGTVGANKSAIKIIGDHTKMYAQGYFAYDSKKSGGITVSHLRFGDKQIKSPYLINKADFVACHNQSYVDKYDVLEGLKKNGNFLLNCIWNKDELDEKLPGAMKRYIANNNIQFYTIDAVDIAQQLGLGGRINMIMQAAFFKIANIIPLEDAVKYLKDAVVKSYGNKGQKVVDMNNAAIDQGVDAIVKIEVPESWKTAKDVAAEQKEVPAFIKDILVPMNRQEGDKLPVSAFLGMEDGTFPLGTAAYEKRGIAVNIPEWQIDKCIQCNQCAFVCPHATIRPVLINSEEQAAAPEGFTSKPAAGAKDLSYRIAVAPLDCTGCGNCANICPAKEKALIMKPLETQHAQIDLWEYAMSLSPKANPMNKNTVKGSQFEQPLLEFSGACAGCGETPYAKLVTQLFGDRMMIANATGCSSIWGASAPSIPYTTNHKGQGPAWANSLFEDNAEYGLGMHLGVSQVRQKLAADVQAALAVAGSELKAALEDWLENIDNGAGTRDRADKVIALLEAEKDKASVLQEIYKNRDFLAKRSQWIFGGDGWAYDIGFGGLDHVLASGEDVNVLVFDTEIYSNTGGQSSKSTPTAAIAKFAAGGKQVKKKDLGMMAMSYGYVYVAQISMGADKNQTLKAIAEAEAYPGPSLIIAYAPCISHGIKGGMGYSQVEAKKAVECGYWAMYRYNPQLKEAEKNPFVLDSKEPTADFKEFLLSEVRYASLQKQNPETAEILFKKTEADAKERLATYKRLAQN, encoded by the coding sequence ATGGCTAGAAAAATGAAAACAATGGATGGAAACACCGCGGCTGCCTATGTTTCGTATGCCTTTACGGAAGTGGCGGCTATCTATCCCATCACACCTTCATCGCCGATGGCGGAGCATGTGGATGAATGGGTGGCGCAGGGCAAGAAAAATATTTTTGGACAACCTGTGCGCGTAGTGGAAATGCAGTCTGAAGCCGGTGCCGCCGGGGCGATGCATGGTTCATTGCAAGCCGGGGCGCTGACGACTACATATACGGCTTCTCAGGGATTATTGCTGATGATTCCTAATATGTATAAAATAGCAGGTGAGCTGCTGCCCGGCGTTTTTCATGTAAGCGCCCGTGCTCTTGCCGCCAATTCCTTGAATATTTTTGGTGACCATCAGGATGTTATGGCTGCCCGTCAAACCGGTTTTGCCCTGCTGGCAGAAAGCAGTGTTCAGGAAGTTATGGATTTGTCGCCAATTGCCCATCTGGCAGCTATCAAGGGAAAAATCCCTTTTGTCAGCTTTTTTGACGGTTTCAGAACTTCCCATGAAATTCAAAAAATTGAAGTGCTGGAATACGATGAACTGGAAAAAATGCTGGACAAGGATGCTTTGGAAGCTTTCCGGCGCAATGCGTTGAATCCTGACCATCCGGTAGTAAGAGGAACGGCGCAGAATCCGGATATTTATTTCCAGGAACGCGAAGTTGTCAACAAGTATTATGAGCAAATTCCTGCACTTGTAGAAGATTATATGGAACAGATTAATAAACTGACCGGACGAAATTACCACTTGTTCAACTATTATGGTGCGCCCGATGCGGAACGTCTGATTGTAGCGATGGGCTCGGTGTGTGAAGCCATTGAGGAAACTGTTGATTATCTGAACCAAAAAGGGGAAAAGGTCGGTCTGTTAAACGTGCATCTTTACCGTCCTTTCTCGCTGGAGCATTTCTTCAAATATATCCCGCAGACGGTGAAAAAGATTGCCGTACTGGACCGGACCAAAGAACCGGGCTCGCTGGCTGAGCCGTTGTATTTGGATGTAAAGAGCGCTTTTTACGGCAAAGAATGGCAGCCGGTTATCGTCGGAGGACGGTACGGCCTGGGTTCCAAAGACGTAGTTCCCGCGCATATTGTGGCGGTGTATGATAATCTGAAGCTGGAACAGCCGAAAGATGGCTTTACCATGAGTATAGTGGATGATGTTACTTTCACTTCACTGGCTTTGCCTGAGTACGATCTCGACACGACACCGGAAGGGACTAAGGCATGTAAATTCTGGGGACTGGGTTCCGATGGAACGGTTGGCGCCAACAAGAGCGCAATCAAAATTATTGGTGACCATACCAAAATGTATGCCCAGGGGTATTTTGCTTATGACTCGAAAAAATCAGGCGGTATCACCGTATCTCATCTGCGGTTTGGCGACAAACAGATAAAATCGCCCTATTTGATTAATAAGGCTGATTTTGTTGCCTGCCACAACCAATCTTATGTGGATAAATATGATGTACTGGAGGGCTTGAAGAAAAACGGCAATTTCCTGTTGAACTGTATTTGGAATAAAGACGAACTGGATGAAAAGCTGCCGGGAGCCATGAAACGCTATATTGCCAACAACAATATTCAGTTCTATACCATAGATGCTGTGGACATTGCGCAGCAATTGGGTCTGGGCGGCCGTATCAATATGATCATGCAAGCAGCTTTCTTCAAGATTGCCAATATCATTCCTTTGGAAGACGCCGTCAAGTATTTGAAAGATGCGGTTGTTAAGTCCTACGGCAACAAAGGTCAGAAAGTTGTCGACATGAATAATGCCGCCATTGACCAGGGTGTTGATGCCATTGTGAAGATTGAAGTTCCCGAGTCCTGGAAAACGGCGAAAGATGTGGCTGCTGAACAAAAAGAAGTTCCCGCCTTCATCAAAGACATTTTAGTACCGATGAATCGCCAGGAAGGCGATAAACTACCGGTAAGCGCCTTTCTAGGCATGGAAGACGGCACCTTCCCGCTAGGTACGGCAGCGTATGAAAAACGTGGCATTGCCGTAAACATTCCTGAATGGCAAATTGACAAATGCATTCAATGTAACCAATGTGCGTTTGTTTGTCCGCATGCGACCATTCGGCCGGTATTGATTAATTCTGAAGAACAGGCCGCTGCACCGGAAGGCTTTACCTCCAAACCGGCTGCCGGCGCTAAGGATTTGTCCTACCGCATTGCGGTGGCGCCGCTTGACTGCACCGGTTGCGGCAACTGCGCCAACATTTGTCCGGCCAAGGAAAAAGCCTTGATTATGAAACCGCTGGAAACACAGCATGCCCAGATCGACCTGTGGGAATATGCCATGTCTCTGTCGCCGAAGGCTAATCCGATGAATAAGAATACCGTTAAAGGCAGCCAGTTTGAACAGCCGCTGCTCGAATTCTCCGGTGCCTGCGCCGGCTGCGGTGAAACGCCGTACGCCAAACTGGTTACGCAATTGTTTGGTGATCGCATGATGATTGCCAATGCCACCGGCTGCTCGTCCATCTGGGGAGCCAGTGCACCGTCCATTCCGTACACTACCAATCATAAAGGCCAGGGACCGGCTTGGGCAAACTCCTTGTTCGAGGATAATGCCGAATATGGTTTAGGGATGCATTTAGGGGTTTCCCAGGTTCGTCAGAAGCTAGCTGCTGATGTACAGGCTGCGTTGGCAGTTGCCGGTTCGGAGTTGAAAGCCGCTTTGGAAGATTGGCTGGAAAATATAGATAATGGAGCAGGCACCCGTGATCGTGCGGATAAAGTGATTGCTTTGTTGGAGGCAGAAAAAGACAAGGCTTCGGTTTTACAGGAAATCTATAAAAACAGAGACTTCCTGGCTAAACGTTCACAGTGGATTTTTGGCGGCGACGGCTGGGCTTACGATATTGGGTTTGGCGGCCTGGATCATGTGCTGGCGTCCGGTGAAGATGTAAACGTGCTGGTTTTTGACACGGAAATATACTCCAATACGGGCGGTCAATCATCCAAATCCACACCGACTGCGGCAATCGCTAAATTTGCTGCCGGCGGTAAACAGGTTAAGAAAAAGGACTTGGGCATGATGGCCATGAGCTATGGTTATGTATACGTTGCTCAGATTTCCATGGGTGCTGATAAGAATCAGACCTTAAAGGCGATTGCCGAAGCAGAAGCGTATCCGGGTCCTTCCTTGATTATTGCTTATGCACCTTGCATCAGCCATGGAATTAAGGGCGGTATGGGCTATAGCCAGGTAGAAGCGAAGAAAGCGGTTGAGTGCGGTTACTGGGCTATGTACAGGTATAATCCTCAGCTAAAAGAGGCTGAAAAAAATCCGTTTGTGCTAGACTCCAAGGAACCAACGGCCGATTTTAAAGAGTTTTTGTTAAGCGAAGTTCGTTATGCGTCCTTACAAAAACAGAATCCGGAAACTGCCGAAATACTGTTTAAGAAGACGGAAGCAGATGCAAAAGAGCGTCTGGCCACTTATAAACGGCTGGCACAAAATTAG
- a CDS encoding inorganic phosphate transporter: MPDFILLYIVVFLAVAFDYINGFHDTANAIATSVSTRAIKPQYAILLAASLNFLGALLSTGVAKTIGGDIVRAASLVSQEVIISALVGAIAWNLLTWWYGIPSSSSHALIGGVMGSVIVGSGWDALNTAGIEKIILSLILSPVLALISGYIIMIILLWVFGRFAPMALNSGFKRMQLLSASLMAFSHGSNDAQKAMGIITLALLSAGQIPTLEVPTWVKLVCATAMALGTAAGGWKIIKTMGTKIFKMEPINGFAADLNSSLVIFSATFLHLPVSTTHVVSGSIMGVGSAKRVKAVHWSVAQQMVYAWFLTIPLSGITSAVVYKLLHIF; encoded by the coding sequence ATGCCTGATTTTATTCTTTTATATATTGTCGTTTTTCTGGCGGTTGCCTTTGATTATATCAACGGCTTTCATGATACGGCCAATGCGATTGCCACTTCTGTGTCGACCAGGGCAATTAAGCCTCAGTACGCTATCTTGCTGGCTGCCTCGCTTAATTTTCTAGGGGCGCTCTTAAGTACCGGTGTTGCCAAAACGATTGGCGGCGATATCGTAAGGGCAGCGTCGCTGGTAAGCCAGGAAGTGATTATTTCTGCCTTGGTGGGAGCCATTGCCTGGAATCTGCTTACCTGGTGGTACGGCATTCCGAGTAGTTCGTCCCATGCTTTGATCGGCGGTGTCATGGGATCGGTTATCGTTGGTTCCGGCTGGGATGCTCTTAACACGGCCGGTATTGAAAAAATCATATTATCCCTCATTCTTTCGCCTGTGTTGGCCTTGATTTCCGGCTATATTATTATGATCATCCTGTTATGGGTCTTCGGGCGGTTTGCACCGATGGCGTTAAATTCGGGCTTTAAGCGAATGCAGCTCCTGTCGGCTAGTTTAATGGCCTTTTCCCATGGTTCCAATGACGCACAAAAGGCCATGGGCATTATTACGTTGGCGCTCTTAAGTGCCGGCCAGATTCCCACGTTAGAGGTTCCAACCTGGGTTAAACTGGTTTGTGCTACGGCTATGGCACTAGGGACGGCAGCCGGTGGCTGGAAGATCATAAAAACTATGGGCACTAAAATTTTTAAGATGGAACCGATTAATGGTTTTGCTGCCGATCTGAACTCATCCTTGGTTATCTTTTCCGCTACTTTTTTGCATTTGCCAGTAAGCACCACCCATGTGGTGTCCGGTTCAATTATGGGTGTGGGTTCGGCCAAACGGGTCAAGGCTGTGCACTGGAGTGTGGCGCAGCAAATGGTATATGCCTGGTTTCTGACCATTCCGCTAAGCGGTATTACCAGTGCTGTTGTTTATAAACTGTTACATATTTTTTAA